TATCGCGACGGCCTCATCCGCATCTACAGCAAGGATGGCTGGAAAAGCGGATGGGCTGTGGATTCCAAACTGATGTGGGCGATGGGCAACTACTCCCGCTTCATCCGTCCGGGAGCACGGCGCTACGACATCGCCACCACCTCAGCCGATGGCAAGCAGATAGAAGAAGGCTTCAACGACCCTTACGGAGTGATGTGCTCTGCCTATCAGAATGCCGACGGCAAATGGGTGATTGTAGCCATCAACTATGCAGAAGATGTGAAACCGGTGAACTTCAAGTTCGATAATCAGGAGAAGAAAAACTGGCAGATGTACCGCACCAGCGATATCTCTGCCGAAAGTCTGGCACCCGTGGGAACCTGCGATGGAAACACGCTCCTAGCCCCACGAAGCATCACGACTTTCGTACAGAAATAAGTTAAGGAATAAGCTGAAAACAAGAAAAAATAGCCATTTATACTAAAAATTAACGAAAAATCCTCATTTTTGAACGATTTATTAACGTCAAAAAGAGGATTTTTCTGTAATTTTGCAATCGCTTATCAGAGATAAACTGTAATCAAGCAATAATCGCTTATCAGAAATAAACTGAATATAGATAAAAACGTATTAAGATTATAAAACAAAAAAAGATATATGACATTATCAACTACAATCAAGACACTCGCCCTTGCCTCTATTTTGGCTCTGGCTCCATCACAAATGATGGCAGCACAGAAAGGCGGTACTTTCACAACAGGAGATAAGACATTTCTCCTCAATGGCAAGCCTTTCGTGGTGAAGGCTGCCGAGTTGCACTACCCACGTATTCCTCGTGCCTACTGGGAGCATCGCATCAAGATGTGCAAGGCTCTGGGCATGAATACCGTCTGCCTCTACGTGTTCTGGAATATACACGAGCAGCAGGAAGGCAAGTTCGACTTTACAGGTAATAACGATGTGGCTGCTTTCTGCCGACTGGCTCAGAAGAACGGCATGTATGTCATCGTTCGTCCGGGTCCATACGTTTGTGCAGAATGGGAAATGGGCGGTCTGCCTTGGTGGCTTTTGAAGAAGAAGGACATCCGCCTTCGTGAGCAGGATCCTTACTTCATGCAGCGTGTTGAAATCTTTGAGAAGGAAGTGGGCAAGCAGCTGGCTCCACTCACCATCCAGAATGGTGGCCCTATCATCATGGTTCAGGTGGAGAATGAATATGGTTCTTACGGCAAGGACAAGCCATACGTAAGTGCTATCCGTGACATCGTCCGCAAATCAGGCTTCGACAAGGTGAGCCTCTTCCAGTGCGACTGGTCATCCAACTTCCTGAACAATGGTCTCGATGACCTTACCTGGACCATGAACTTCGGTACAGGTGCCAACATCGACCAGCAGTTTAAGCGTCTCGGCGAGGTTCGTCCGAATGCTCCTAAGATGTGTTCTGAGTTCTGGAGCGGCTGGTTCGACAAGTGGGGAGCCCGCCACGAAACCCGCCCAGCCAAGGATATGGTAGAAGGAATGGACGAAATGCTGAGCAAAGGCATCAGCTTCTCTCTCTATATGACCCACGGCGGAACCAGCTTCGGCCATTGGGCAGGTGCCAACTCTCCTGGTTTCCAGCCAGACGTAACCAGCTACGATTACGATGCCCCTATCAATGAATGGGGATTGGCTACTCCTAAGTTCTATGAACTGCAGAAGATGATGGCGAAATACAACGACGGCAAGAAGTTGCCAGCCGTGCCTAAGGCTCCAATGCAAATCATCAAGGTGCCTGAGTTCAAGTTCACCGAGTACAAGCCTCTGAGCTATGGCATCGGAAAGGAGAAGGAAAGCAATGTTCCTCAGAGTTTCGAGGATATGGACATGGGATGGGGAACGATGGTTTACGAGACCCAGGTTCCTGCCATCCAGGGAACCTCTACCCTCACCGGTGAGTTCCACGATTTTGCCCAGGTATATGTGAATGGTAAGTATGTTGGCAAGATAGACCGTGTGAAGAACGAGAAATCACTCGAATTGCCAGCCATGCCACAGGGTGCTCAGCTCACCATCGTGGTAGAAGGTATGGGACGAATCAACTTCGGCCGTGCCATCAAGGACTACAAGGGTATCATCGGCAACGTAACCCTCACCACTCAGAAGGAGGATTGCGAACTTGCCCTCACCCCTACCCGATGGAACAACAGTACCATCGCTGATGATTATCAGACGGCAGTGAAGGCACTCGCCATGCCAACCAACAAGATGCGTGGTCTGCAAAGCAAGGCAGGTTACTATCGCGGCTACTTCAACCTGAAGAAGGTGGGCGATACCTTTATTAATATGGAGGCATTCGGCAAGGGACAGGTTTATGTAAACGGACATGCCCTCGGCCGCTTCTGGCAGATTGGTCCTCAGCAGACCCTCTATCTCCCAGGTTGCTGGTTGAAGAAGGGCAAGAACGAGGTGATTGTTCTCGATGTAGTAGGTCCTAAGGGCGAAGCAGGCAAGCCAGGTTCTAACGTGGCTCCTACCGCTTTCTGCCAGGATCATCCGGAGCTCGACAAGCTGAATCTCGAAAAGAGCAACAAGCACAACGAGCCAGGTCATCGCATGGATCTCAATTCTGCGACTCCAGTATTGAAGGGCGAGTTCAAGGCTGGCAACGGCTGGCAGACCATCAAGCTCGACAAGCCTGTAACAGGTCGCTACTTCGCCATCCAGGCAGAAAGCAGCCAGAGCGGCGACAACCAGATTGCCATCGCCGAGGTTTATCTTCAGGATGCCAGCGGCAACCGCATCGACCGCAACAACTGGGTAGCCTTCTATGCCGACAGCGAGAAGGGCAACTCA
The Segatella copri DNA segment above includes these coding regions:
- a CDS encoding beta-galactosidase, giving the protein MTLSTTIKTLALASILALAPSQMMAAQKGGTFTTGDKTFLLNGKPFVVKAAELHYPRIPRAYWEHRIKMCKALGMNTVCLYVFWNIHEQQEGKFDFTGNNDVAAFCRLAQKNGMYVIVRPGPYVCAEWEMGGLPWWLLKKKDIRLREQDPYFMQRVEIFEKEVGKQLAPLTIQNGGPIIMVQVENEYGSYGKDKPYVSAIRDIVRKSGFDKVSLFQCDWSSNFLNNGLDDLTWTMNFGTGANIDQQFKRLGEVRPNAPKMCSEFWSGWFDKWGARHETRPAKDMVEGMDEMLSKGISFSLYMTHGGTSFGHWAGANSPGFQPDVTSYDYDAPINEWGLATPKFYELQKMMAKYNDGKKLPAVPKAPMQIIKVPEFKFTEYKPLSYGIGKEKESNVPQSFEDMDMGWGTMVYETQVPAIQGTSTLTGEFHDFAQVYVNGKYVGKIDRVKNEKSLELPAMPQGAQLTIVVEGMGRINFGRAIKDYKGIIGNVTLTTQKEDCELALTPTRWNNSTIADDYQTAVKALAMPTNKMRGLQSKAGYYRGYFNLKKVGDTFINMEAFGKGQVYVNGHALGRFWQIGPQQTLYLPGCWLKKGKNEVIVLDVVGPKGEAGKPGSNVAPTAFCQDHPELDKLNLEKSNKHNEPGHRMDLNSATPVLKGEFKAGNGWQTIKLDKPVTGRYFAIQAESSQSGDNQIAIAEVYLQDASGNRIDRNNWVAFYADSEKGNSTLDKMFDLQESTYWQTEKGANFPHLGIVDMGKEVTISAFEYLPRAEQGAPGSVKAFKLYVKK